One Streptomyces sp. V4I8 genomic window carries:
- a CDS encoding spermidine synthase, with translation MRWRLVLASTTMLFVELALIRWAGANVVHLSYFSNFILLGSFLGIGLGFLIPAARGQWLKRWTPIPLALLVVLVRAYPVQVRQSSSEVIYFTAVKTTGLPQWVTLPAIFLLTAVIMAGIGKITADLFRQLPSLDAYRYDLLGSITGSVSFAVLSWLRAPSVAWGVLAAVALLVLGGRRNTLLYGIPLTAMVAALFLESTTAGVSWSPYYKIELKESPTTTRTYYISANGVPHQSTAPLPVLMRENSPYRQAYDQTPNNPHKRVLVIGAGNGNDVAVALAHGAERVDAVEIDPRLQEIGAQLHPARPYDDPRVHVYIDDGRAFLERTNAKYDLIILALPDSLTLVSGASNLRLESYLFTRQAFEAARDHLTPDGAFAMYNYYRKSWLVDRFAGDLDQLYGHAPCMTTFKRNAAVLVAGMTPADQSCKQIWEPSGPVPAAATDDHPFPYLLHRSIPTIYLGALGAILLVTLLAVRLAGVRIRSTLRYTDMFLLGAAFMLLETKNVIGFALYFGTTWLVNALVFFGVLLSVLAAVEVRRRLRRVNQLLLQLMLFASLAVAWLVPTQAVLSLPPVGRLAAAIALAFAPIFCANLIFSDRLALAPDPTSAFGANLLGALTGGALEYLALVTGYQALLLVVALLYLGACVAMRIAGRGPGGQETRMPDETVSVKS, from the coding sequence GTGCGCTGGAGGCTCGTGCTGGCCAGCACCACCATGCTCTTTGTCGAGCTGGCGCTGATCAGATGGGCGGGCGCCAATGTCGTCCACCTCAGCTACTTCTCGAACTTCATCCTGCTGGGCTCGTTCCTCGGCATCGGCCTCGGGTTCCTGATCCCCGCCGCGCGCGGACAGTGGCTGAAACGCTGGACACCGATCCCGCTGGCACTGCTGGTCGTCCTCGTGCGCGCGTACCCGGTGCAGGTGCGTCAGAGCAGCAGCGAGGTCATCTACTTCACCGCCGTGAAGACCACCGGCCTGCCCCAGTGGGTGACGCTGCCGGCCATCTTCCTGCTGACCGCGGTGATCATGGCGGGGATCGGCAAGATCACCGCCGACCTCTTCCGCCAGCTCCCCTCGCTCGACGCCTACCGCTACGACCTGCTCGGCAGCATCACCGGCTCGGTCTCCTTCGCCGTGCTGTCCTGGCTCCGCGCCCCCTCGGTCGCGTGGGGCGTACTCGCCGCCGTGGCCCTGCTGGTCCTCGGCGGGCGCCGCAACACGCTGCTGTACGGCATCCCCCTCACGGCGATGGTCGCCGCGCTGTTCCTGGAGTCGACCACGGCCGGCGTCTCCTGGTCGCCGTACTACAAGATCGAGCTCAAGGAATCGCCGACCACCACCCGGACGTACTACATCTCCGCCAACGGCGTGCCGCACCAGAGCACCGCGCCGCTGCCGGTGCTGATGCGGGAGAACTCGCCCTATCGGCAGGCCTACGACCAGACACCCAACAATCCGCACAAGCGCGTACTGGTCATCGGGGCCGGCAACGGCAATGACGTCGCGGTCGCGCTGGCGCACGGAGCGGAGCGCGTGGACGCGGTCGAGATCGATCCCCGGCTTCAGGAGATCGGTGCGCAACTGCACCCCGCCCGGCCGTACGACGACCCCCGGGTGCATGTGTACATCGACGACGGGCGGGCGTTCCTGGAGCGGACGAACGCCAAGTACGACCTCATCATCCTGGCGCTGCCGGACTCCCTGACGCTGGTGTCGGGGGCGAGCAATCTGCGGCTGGAGAGCTACCTGTTCACGCGGCAGGCGTTCGAGGCGGCCCGCGACCATCTGACGCCTGACGGCGCGTTCGCCATGTACAACTACTACCGCAAGAGCTGGCTGGTCGACCGTTTCGCAGGTGACCTCGACCAGCTGTACGGCCACGCGCCCTGTATGACGACGTTCAAGCGGAACGCGGCGGTGCTGGTGGCCGGGATGACCCCCGCCGACCAGTCCTGCAAGCAGATCTGGGAGCCCAGCGGCCCGGTCCCGGCGGCCGCGACCGACGACCACCCCTTCCCCTACCTGCTGCACCGGAGCATTCCCACCATCTACCTGGGCGCCCTGGGCGCGATCCTGCTGGTGACGCTGCTGGCGGTGCGCCTGGCCGGGGTCCGTATCCGAAGTACGCTCCGCTACACCGACATGTTCCTGCTGGGCGCGGCCTTCATGCTGCTCGAAACGAAGAACGTGATCGGCTTCGCGCTGTACTTCGGTACGACCTGGCTGGTCAACGCCCTCGTCTTCTTCGGTGTACTGCTCTCCGTCCTCGCCGCGGTCGAGGTCCGGCGCAGGTTGCGGCGGGTCAACCAACTCCTGCTGCAGCTCATGCTCTTCGCCTCGCTCGCCGTGGCCTGGCTCGTTCCGACACAGGCCGTACTCTCCCTGCCGCCCGTCGGCCGGCTCGCCGCCGCCATCGCACTGGCCTTCGCGCCCATCTTCTGCGCCAACCTCATCTTCTCCGACCGCCTCGCGCTGGCGCCCGACCCGACATCCGCGTTCGGCGCGAACCTGCTGGGTGCGCTGACGGGGGGCGCGCTCGAGTACCTGGCTCTGGTGACGGGCTATCAGGCTCTGCTGTTGGTCGTGGCCTTGCTGTACCTGGGAGCATGCGTCGCCATGCGCATCGCCGGACGCGGGCCGGGCGGGCAGGAGACGCGGATGCCGGACGAGACGGTGTCCGTCAAGAGCTAG
- a CDS encoding TOPRIM nucleotidyl transferase/hydrolase domain-containing protein encodes MADMRAFRDAVTGWAAGSPGGPAAELAVRLRVRTAVLLEGPSDLAAVETLAARHGRDLPAEGICALPMGGAMSVGRYAGLLGPPGLGLRLTGLCDEGEQRFYDRGLERARAPRTGFFVCVSDLEDELIRALGVPRVEKIVEAEGDLPAWQIFVRQPAQQGRPPQQQMRRFLGTKRGRKIRYGRLLVEALDPQRVPAPLAHLLASL; translated from the coding sequence ATGGCGGACATGCGAGCGTTCCGGGACGCGGTCACCGGCTGGGCGGCGGGCAGCCCCGGTGGACCGGCCGCCGAGCTGGCCGTGCGGCTGCGCGTGCGTACCGCGGTACTGCTGGAAGGGCCGAGCGACCTCGCGGCCGTCGAGACGCTGGCCGCGCGCCATGGCCGGGACCTGCCCGCCGAGGGCATCTGCGCCCTGCCGATGGGCGGGGCCATGAGCGTCGGCCGCTACGCCGGCCTTCTCGGGCCGCCCGGGTTGGGGCTGCGCCTCACCGGACTGTGCGACGAGGGCGAGCAGCGCTTCTACGACCGCGGCCTCGAGCGGGCCCGCGCGCCGCGGACAGGGTTCTTCGTGTGCGTGTCGGACCTGGAGGACGAGCTCATCCGCGCACTGGGCGTGCCGCGGGTCGAAAAGATCGTCGAGGCTGAGGGCGATCTCCCGGCCTGGCAGATCTTCGTGCGCCAACCCGCACAACAGGGCCGCCCCCCGCAGCAACAGATGCGGCGCTTCCTCGGCACGAAACGAGGCCGCAAGATCCGCTACGGCCGTCTCCTCGTCGAGGCCCTCGACCCGCAGCGCGTCCCCGCTCCCCTCGCCCATCTGCTCGCGAGCCTGTGA
- a CDS encoding zinc-dependent alcohol dehydrogenase family protein: MRAAVLHAPGDIRVEEIADPTITAPTDAVIRLSAACVCGSDLWPYRGVEAVDGPTPMGHEYVGVVEEVGSEVKSVRPGQFVVGSFVASCGTCEICRSGYPSSCVNRVFMSQVGTQSERALIPHADGTLVAVPGTPDAGLIPDLLAASDVLGTGWFGAVAAEAGPGRTVAVVGDGAVGLLAVLAARQLGAERIIAMSRHEPRQKLAREFGATDIVTERGEEGVAKIKELTGGLGAHSVVEAVGTQESMQQAIRSTRGGGHVGFVGVSHDVTLSGEELFFAQVHLHGGPAPVRRFLPELIDLIWQRKINPGKVFDLAVPLEDAAEAYKAMDERRAIKAMLTV; the protein is encoded by the coding sequence ATGCGCGCTGCGGTACTGCACGCTCCCGGCGACATCCGGGTGGAAGAGATCGCCGACCCGACGATCACCGCCCCGACGGATGCCGTCATCCGGCTCTCGGCGGCCTGCGTCTGTGGCTCGGACCTGTGGCCCTACCGCGGTGTCGAGGCCGTCGACGGGCCCACCCCGATGGGGCACGAGTACGTCGGCGTCGTCGAGGAGGTCGGCAGCGAGGTCAAGAGCGTCAGGCCCGGCCAGTTCGTCGTCGGCTCCTTCGTGGCCTCCTGCGGCACCTGCGAGATCTGCCGCTCCGGCTACCCCTCCTCCTGTGTGAACCGCGTGTTCATGTCCCAGGTCGGCACCCAGTCCGAGCGCGCCCTGATCCCCCACGCCGACGGCACCCTCGTCGCCGTGCCGGGCACCCCGGACGCCGGCCTGATCCCCGACCTGCTCGCCGCCTCCGACGTGCTGGGCACCGGATGGTTCGGCGCGGTCGCCGCCGAAGCCGGGCCCGGCAGGACCGTGGCCGTCGTCGGCGACGGCGCGGTCGGCCTGCTCGCGGTCCTGGCCGCGCGGCAGCTCGGCGCGGAACGGATCATCGCGATGAGCCGCCACGAACCGCGCCAGAAACTCGCCCGCGAGTTCGGCGCCACCGACATCGTCACCGAGCGCGGCGAGGAGGGCGTGGCGAAGATCAAGGAGCTGACCGGTGGCCTGGGCGCCCACTCCGTCGTCGAAGCCGTCGGCACCCAGGAATCCATGCAGCAGGCCATCCGCTCCACCCGCGGCGGCGGGCACGTCGGCTTCGTGGGCGTCAGCCACGACGTCACCCTCAGCGGCGAGGAGCTCTTCTTCGCCCAGGTCCACCTGCACGGTGGCCCCGCGCCGGTACGCCGCTTCCTGCCCGAGCTGATCGACCTGATCTGGCAGCGGAAGATCAACCCCGGCAAGGTCTTCGACCTCGCCGTCCCGCTCGAGGACGCCGCCGAGGCGTACAAGGCGATGGACGAGCGTCGCGCCATCAAGGCCATGCTCACCGTCTGA
- a CDS encoding polysaccharide deacetylase family protein, giving the protein MDDIIEPATVTPVVWSSELLGYPPDARLLIVNCDDFGMYPAVNAAVIESVEEGVASSCSLMVPCPAAPQAMELLSRRPHLPFGIHLTLVCDLPGIPWGPLAGKERVSSLLDPAGGLFPPTPAGREALLGRARPDEVELEFRAQINAVADAGLTPTHLDFHCLADGGRDDILDLTVMLAAEYGLAVRVWLEPARRAMRRRGLPVTDNDFLDSFSLDLAGKAARYAQLLRDLPAGLNEWAVHPSLGDEASQAADEGWRVRRTDYEFLTSPQARDALRQEDIHVIDYRPLQQVWSQNPTLR; this is encoded by the coding sequence GTGGACGACATCATCGAACCCGCGACCGTCACGCCCGTAGTGTGGTCGAGTGAGTTACTGGGATACCCGCCGGACGCTCGCCTGCTGATCGTCAACTGCGATGACTTCGGGATGTATCCAGCGGTCAACGCCGCGGTGATCGAGTCGGTCGAGGAGGGCGTCGCCAGTTCGTGCAGCCTGATGGTCCCGTGCCCCGCGGCGCCGCAGGCCATGGAACTGCTCAGCCGGCGCCCGCACCTCCCGTTCGGCATCCACCTCACCCTGGTCTGCGACCTGCCCGGCATCCCGTGGGGGCCGTTGGCAGGCAAGGAACGAGTTTCGTCACTGCTGGACCCCGCGGGCGGGCTGTTTCCGCCGACGCCCGCCGGACGGGAGGCCCTGCTCGGCCGAGCGCGCCCTGATGAGGTCGAACTCGAGTTCCGTGCTCAGATCAATGCCGTCGCCGACGCCGGGCTCACGCCGACCCACCTGGACTTCCACTGCCTGGCCGACGGCGGCCGCGACGACATCCTCGACCTGACCGTGATGCTGGCCGCGGAGTACGGCTTGGCGGTCCGGGTCTGGCTCGAACCGGCGCGCCGGGCGATGCGGCGACGTGGGCTGCCGGTCACCGACAACGACTTCCTGGACAGCTTCTCACTGGACCTTGCGGGAAAGGCCGCCCGATACGCGCAGCTGCTGCGTGACCTGCCCGCCGGGCTCAATGAATGGGCGGTGCATCCCAGCCTTGGCGACGAGGCGTCGCAGGCGGCCGACGAGGGCTGGCGCGTGCGCCGGACCGACTACGAGTTCCTGACCTCGCCGCAGGCCCGTGACGCTCTCCGGCAGGAGGACATCCACGTGATCGACTACCGGCCCCTTCAGCAAGTCTGGTCCCAGAACCCGACTCTGCGATGA